A genomic segment from Streptomyces sp. NBC_01233 encodes:
- a CDS encoding DUF3558 family protein: MHRSASRLTRVLACAAVPVILTVAGCSSDSGKDSGSNGGKKSTASSSAKPNAKSSPELEKAAYATLPDPCKALQSATIDTVVPEAKDKNGTAAKSNDLASRASCSWNGLDSDGLKGSQYRWLSLSFFRADSHASLGSANKRAEEEYNKQVEKAKATEGAQNLKAEATEGTGDQGTSVVYSVKKDVDFFNTTVVARTQNVVVTLDYNGAAYEGAGAPDQAKLLQDAVAAAKEAVASVDAANKQQAEQPQSQSPQPQQ; encoded by the coding sequence ATGCACCGATCAGCCTCGCGTCTCACCCGCGTTCTCGCCTGTGCAGCCGTCCCGGTGATCCTCACCGTCGCCGGGTGCTCGTCCGACTCGGGCAAGGACTCGGGCTCGAACGGCGGCAAGAAGTCCACTGCCTCCTCGTCGGCCAAGCCCAACGCGAAGTCCTCCCCCGAGCTGGAGAAGGCGGCGTACGCCACGCTTCCGGACCCCTGCAAGGCGCTCCAGTCGGCGACGATAGACACGGTCGTTCCGGAGGCGAAGGACAAGAACGGTACGGCGGCCAAGTCGAACGACCTGGCCAGCCGTGCCAGCTGCTCCTGGAACGGCCTGGACTCGGACGGTCTGAAGGGTTCGCAGTACCGCTGGCTGTCGCTCTCCTTCTTCCGCGCCGACTCGCACGCCTCGCTCGGCAGCGCCAACAAGCGCGCCGAGGAGGAGTACAACAAGCAGGTCGAGAAGGCGAAGGCGACCGAGGGTGCGCAGAACCTGAAGGCCGAGGCCACGGAGGGGACCGGCGACCAGGGGACGTCGGTCGTCTACAGCGTCAAGAAGGACGTCGACTTCTTCAACACGACGGTCGTGGCGCGCACCCAGAACGTGGTGGTCACGCTCGACTACAACGGTGCCGCGTACGAGGGTGCCGGTGCTCCGGACCAGGCGAAGCTGCTCCAGGACGCCGTCGCGGCGGCCAAGGAGGCCGTGGCCTCGGTCGACGCCGCCAACAAGCAGCAGGCGGAGCAGCCGCAGTCGCAGTCGCCGCAGCCACAGCAGTAG
- a CDS encoding RtcB family protein, whose product MSYVEVPGANVPIRMWTDPASVEDGAMQQLRNVATLPWIKGLAVMPDVHYGKGATVGSVIAMKDAVCPAAVGVDIGCGMSAVKTSLTANDLPGDLSKLRSKIEQAIPVGAGMHREAVDPARLYGFTEAGFGDLWERFDYVADAVKFRRDRAMRQIGTLGSGNHHIELNIDDEGAVWLTLHSGSRGIGNQLAEHHIGIARGLSHNQGLIDRDLAVFLAATPEMAAYRHDLYWAQEYAKYNRAVMMSLFKEVLRREFRKAKVSFGQEISCHHNYVAEERYDGMDLLVTRKGAIRAGSGDYGIIPGSMATGTYIVKGLGNKAAFNSASHGAGRRMSRTAAKKRFSSRDLVEQTRGVECRKDSGVVDEIPAAYKPIEQVMEQQRDLVEVVAKLRQVVCVKG is encoded by the coding sequence ATGTCGTATGTAGAGGTACCCGGGGCGAACGTCCCCATCCGGATGTGGACCGACCCGGCGTCGGTCGAGGACGGCGCGATGCAGCAGCTGCGCAACGTCGCCACCCTCCCGTGGATCAAGGGCCTGGCCGTCATGCCGGACGTCCACTACGGCAAGGGCGCCACGGTCGGCTCGGTGATCGCCATGAAGGACGCGGTCTGCCCGGCGGCGGTGGGTGTGGACATCGGCTGCGGCATGTCGGCGGTGAAGACGTCCCTGACGGCGAACGACCTGCCGGGGGACCTGTCCAAGCTCCGCTCGAAGATCGAGCAGGCGATCCCGGTGGGGGCCGGGATGCACCGCGAGGCGGTGGATCCGGCGCGGTTGTACGGGTTCACGGAGGCGGGCTTCGGGGACCTGTGGGAGCGCTTCGACTACGTCGCGGATGCGGTGAAGTTCCGGCGGGACCGGGCGATGCGGCAAATCGGAACTCTAGGCTCCGGAAATCATCATATCGAACTGAATATCGATGACGAGGGAGCGGTGTGGCTGACCCTGCACTCGGGATCCCGTGGCATCGGCAACCAGCTGGCAGAGCACCACATCGGTATCGCGCGGGGTCTCTCGCACAACCAGGGGCTGATTGACCGGGATCTCGCGGTGTTCCTTGCGGCAACCCCGGAGATGGCTGCGTACCGGCACGACCTCTACTGGGCGCAGGAGTACGCCAAGTACAACCGCGCAGTGATGATGAGCCTGTTCAAGGAGGTCCTGCGCCGGGAGTTCCGCAAGGCGAAGGTCTCCTTCGGCCAGGAGATCAGCTGCCACCACAACTACGTGGCGGAGGAGCGGTACGACGGCATGGACCTGCTGGTCACCCGCAAGGGTGCGATCCGTGCCGGGAGCGGTGACTACGGGATCATCCCCGGCTCGATGGCGACCGGCACGTACATCGTGAAGGGCCTCGGCAACAAGGCCGCGTTCAACTCGGCCTCGCACGGCGCGGGCCGGAGGATGAGCCGTACGGCGGCGAAGAAGAGGTTCTCGTCGCGCGACCTGGTGGAGCAGACCCGTGGTGTCGAGTGTCGCAAGGACTCCGGCGTCGTAGACGAGATTCCGGCGGCGTACAAGCCGATCGAGCAGGTCATGGAGCAGCAGCGCGACCTGGTCGAGGTCGTGGCCAAGCTGAGGCAGGTCGTTTGCGTCAAGGGCTGA
- a CDS encoding Uma2 family endonuclease — protein sequence MAVIQHETTIAEAADRLSRELPGHRVEILQGRLTVTPPADGPHAESLTWLIEELFTAGARRAGLKYLQGIGLWLPSGPTDFAIPDLSLVESDYRDAHVEKNCFAPHIFRMVVEVTSSNWSDDLGTKVDCYAQAGIPIYLVADRRHDEVVLHTDPRGGEYRSRKAFKRGTSVPLPESIGITLELPVDRLLDGDEG from the coding sequence ATGGCCGTGATACAGCACGAGACCACGATCGCGGAGGCCGCCGATCGACTCTCCAGGGAGCTTCCCGGGCACCGAGTGGAAATTCTCCAGGGGAGGCTCACCGTGACACCACCTGCCGACGGACCTCACGCCGAATCCTTGACCTGGCTCATCGAGGAGCTCTTCACAGCCGGGGCCCGACGGGCTGGCCTCAAATACCTCCAGGGCATCGGCCTGTGGCTGCCGTCGGGGCCGACCGACTTCGCGATTCCGGACCTCTCGCTCGTCGAGTCCGACTATCGCGATGCGCACGTCGAGAAGAACTGCTTCGCACCCCACATCTTCCGCATGGTCGTGGAGGTCACCTCGTCCAATTGGTCTGACGACCTCGGCACCAAGGTCGACTGTTACGCCCAGGCCGGCATCCCGATCTACCTGGTCGCCGACCGACGCCACGACGAAGTCGTGCTCCACACCGACCCCCGCGGCGGCGAATACCGCTCCCGCAAGGCCTTCAAGCGCGGCACGTCCGTCCCCCTCCCCGAATCCATCGGCATCACCCTCGAACTCCCCGTGGACCGCCTCCTCGACGGGGACGAGGGCTGA
- a CDS encoding polysaccharide deacetylase family protein, with protein sequence MGRSRVFPAALASLSLALGAAGAAQAGVGLPAVVAHVPTQERVVFLTIDDGWHHDPEAARILLEKRVPVSLFLLPGATSYDTGYFTRLVEDGRAGVENHTVNHPDLTTLDAVGKDAEVCGAGERIEAGFGRAPKLLRPPYGAVNDEVRLAAKACGVKALVTWTHDFTTWGGTPPTPRLQAGDIVLLHFTPTLAADLERALGAAGAAGLKPAALMPHLKAAGLV encoded by the coding sequence ATGGGGAGATCTCGCGTGTTTCCGGCCGCGCTCGCGTCGTTGTCGCTCGCTCTGGGGGCCGCCGGGGCCGCGCAGGCGGGGGTGGGGTTGCCGGCCGTCGTGGCGCATGTGCCGACGCAGGAGAGGGTCGTCTTCCTCACGATCGACGACGGGTGGCACCACGATCCGGAGGCGGCCCGGATCCTGCTGGAGAAGCGGGTGCCGGTGTCGTTGTTCCTGCTGCCCGGGGCGACCTCGTACGACACCGGGTACTTCACCCGGCTCGTGGAGGACGGGCGGGCGGGTGTGGAGAACCACACCGTCAACCATCCGGATCTCACCACGCTCGACGCGGTCGGGAAGGATGCCGAGGTGTGCGGGGCCGGGGAGCGCATCGAGGCCGGCTTCGGGCGGGCGCCGAAGCTGCTGCGGCCGCCCTACGGGGCCGTGAACGACGAGGTGCGGCTCGCGGCCAAGGCGTGCGGGGTGAAGGCGCTCGTCACGTGGACGCACGACTTCACCACCTGGGGCGGGACGCCGCCCACGCCGCGGCTGCAGGCCGGGGACATCGTGCTGCTGCACTTCACGCCGACGCTGGCGGCGGACCTGGAGCGGGCGCTGGGCGCGGCCGGGGCCGCGGGGCTGAAGCCCGCGGCCCTGATGCCGCACCTGAAGGCGGCCGGGCTCGTGTAG
- a CDS encoding DUF6247 family protein, translating into MTTATPAPGGSVPPMPEYTPKALRAAIAAHAPALLPDFDAAWRQQIADAYDIGPVPAFMARWWGEYALARDPELDRRVNDLEARAAEATDAEAARKLLDEASRIRHELRDLEPGE; encoded by the coding sequence ATGACGACCGCGACGCCTGCGCCCGGCGGATCAGTGCCGCCGATGCCGGAGTACACGCCGAAGGCCCTGCGCGCCGCCATAGCCGCCCACGCCCCGGCCCTCCTGCCGGACTTCGACGCCGCCTGGCGACAGCAGATCGCCGACGCGTACGACATCGGGCCCGTTCCCGCGTTCATGGCCCGCTGGTGGGGGGAGTACGCCCTCGCCCGCGACCCGGAGCTCGACCGCCGCGTCAATGACCTCGAAGCCCGGGCAGCCGAGGCCACGGACGCCGAAGCGGCCCGCAAACTCCTCGACGAGGCCTCCCGCATCCGCCACGAGTTGCGCGACCTGGAGCCCGGCGAGTGA
- the lysS gene encoding lysine--tRNA ligase: MAQSSTETDWVSRFADEVIAEAERRAPGKPVVVASGLSPSGPIHLGNLREVMTPHLVADEIRRRGIEVRHLISWDDYDRYRKVPAGVPGIDESWAQHIGRPLTAVPAPAGSAYPNWAEHFKAVFVEALAEMGVEYDPISQTEQYTNGVYREQVLFAMKHRGDIDAVLDQYRTKQKPGGKKPQQKQVDEAELEAAEGSGAAAEDDGSTGEGGYFPYKPYCGECGKDFTKVTSYDDETTEMTYVCTEDEFTETVKLSEFNRGKLVWKVDWPMRWAYEGVIFEPSGVDHSSPGSSFQVGGQIVHIFGGEQPIGPMYAFVGISGMAKMSSSKGGVPTPADALKIMEPQLLRWLYARRRPNQSFKIAFDQEIQRLYDEWDKLEAKVADGSVLPADAAAHTRAVRTAAAELPRTPRPMPYRTLASVVDITAGHDEQTLRILTDLDPSQPLTSLDEVRPRLDRAENWITTQVPADQRTLVREEPDTELLSSLDDEGRESLRLLLEGLDSHWSLDGLTTLVYGVPKVMAGLEPDAKPTPELKVAQRTFFALLYRLLVTRETGPRLPTLLLAVGADRVRKLLAV, from the coding sequence GTGGCTCAGAGCAGCACCGAGACCGACTGGGTCTCCCGTTTCGCGGACGAGGTCATCGCCGAGGCGGAGCGCCGAGCACCCGGCAAACCTGTCGTCGTCGCGTCCGGACTCTCCCCCTCCGGCCCCATCCACCTGGGCAACCTCCGCGAGGTCATGACCCCGCACCTGGTCGCGGACGAGATCCGCCGCCGGGGCATCGAGGTCCGCCACCTCATCTCCTGGGACGACTACGACCGGTACCGCAAGGTGCCCGCAGGCGTGCCCGGCATCGACGAGTCGTGGGCCCAGCACATCGGGCGCCCGCTGACCGCCGTACCCGCGCCGGCCGGGTCCGCGTACCCGAACTGGGCCGAGCACTTCAAGGCCGTCTTCGTCGAGGCGCTGGCCGAGATGGGCGTCGAGTACGACCCGATCAGCCAGACCGAGCAGTACACGAACGGCGTCTACCGCGAGCAGGTGCTGTTCGCGATGAAGCACCGCGGCGACATCGACGCGGTCCTCGACCAGTACCGCACCAAACAGAAGCCGGGCGGCAAGAAGCCCCAGCAGAAGCAGGTCGACGAGGCCGAGCTGGAGGCCGCTGAGGGCTCCGGCGCGGCAGCCGAGGACGACGGCAGCACCGGCGAGGGCGGGTACTTCCCGTACAAGCCGTACTGCGGCGAGTGCGGCAAGGACTTCACCAAGGTCACCTCGTACGACGACGAGACCACCGAGATGACCTACGTCTGCACCGAGGACGAGTTCACCGAGACGGTCAAGCTCAGCGAGTTCAACCGCGGCAAGCTCGTCTGGAAGGTCGACTGGCCCATGCGCTGGGCCTACGAGGGCGTCATCTTCGAGCCCTCCGGCGTCGACCACTCCTCGCCCGGCTCGTCCTTCCAGGTCGGCGGCCAGATCGTGCACATCTTCGGCGGCGAGCAGCCGATCGGACCGATGTACGCCTTCGTCGGCATCAGCGGCATGGCGAAGATGTCCTCCAGCAAGGGCGGGGTCCCCACCCCGGCCGACGCGCTGAAGATCATGGAGCCGCAGCTGCTGCGCTGGCTGTACGCGCGCCGCCGCCCCAACCAGTCCTTCAAGATCGCCTTCGACCAGGAGATCCAGCGGCTCTACGACGAGTGGGACAAGCTGGAGGCCAAGGTCGCCGACGGCTCCGTCCTGCCCGCCGACGCCGCCGCGCACACCCGCGCCGTGCGCACCGCCGCCGCCGAGCTGCCGCGCACCCCGCGGCCGATGCCGTACCGGACGCTCGCGTCCGTCGTCGACATCACCGCCGGGCACGACGAGCAGACCCTGCGCATCCTGACGGACCTCGACCCGTCGCAGCCGCTCACCTCGCTCGACGAGGTACGGCCGCGCCTGGACCGCGCCGAGAACTGGATCACCACCCAGGTCCCGGCCGACCAGCGCACCCTCGTACGCGAGGAGCCCGACACCGAGCTGCTGTCGTCCCTGGACGACGAGGGCCGCGAGTCGCTGCGGCTGCTGCTGGAGGGCCTCGACTCCCACTGGTCCCTCGACGGGCTGACCACGCTCGTCTACGGCGTCCCGAAGGTCATGGCCGGGCTGGAGCCCGACGCCAAGCCGACGCCCGAGCTCAAGGTCGCCCAGCGGACGTTCTTCGCGCTGCTGTACCGGCTCCTCGTGACCCGGGAGACCGGGCCGCGACTGCCCACGCTGCTGCTGGCGGTGGGCGCGGACCGGGTGCGCAAGCTGCTCGCCGTCTGA
- the argS gene encoding arginine--tRNA ligase produces MASVPSLASSVNQRVADALAAAMPKAGSDSADPSPRPSGWGDPMLRRSDRADFQANGILALAKKAKANPRELATTVVEGIPTGDLIQEIEVSGPGFLNITITDRAIIETLAARAGDDRLGVPLAANPGTTVIDYAQPNVAKEMHVGHLRSAVIGAAMVEILEFTGEKVVRRHHIGDWGTQFGMLIQYLLEHPHELDHKSDEEVSGEEAMSNLNRLYKASRALFDSDEEFKTRARARVVDLQAGEPETLSLWQRFVDESKIYFYSVFNKLDMDIQDPDVVGESGYNDMLVETCKLLEESGVAVRSNGALCVFFDDIKGPDGNPTPLIVQKSDGGFGYAATDLSAIRDRVGNLGATELIYVVDARQSLHFKMVFETARRAGWLNDEVKAVQLAFGTVLGKDGKPFKTREGETVRLVDLLDEAVDRATAVVRDKAEKVGLTEAEIVENGQYVGIGAVKYADLSTSAARDYKFDLDQMVSLNGDTSVYLQYAYARIKSILRNAGDRKAMAHPELELAPAERALGLHLDHFGELIAEAAAEHAPHKLAAYLYQLSSLYTTFYDQCPVVKPEPELVVGENRLFLCELTARTLTKGMSLLGIRTPEKL; encoded by the coding sequence ATGGCCTCGGTCCCTTCCCTCGCTTCTTCCGTCAATCAGCGCGTCGCGGACGCCCTCGCGGCGGCGATGCCGAAGGCAGGCTCCGACAGTGCCGACCCTTCCCCTCGCCCTTCGGGCTGGGGAGACCCCATGCTGCGACGAAGCGACCGGGCCGACTTCCAGGCCAACGGCATCCTGGCGCTCGCGAAGAAGGCCAAGGCCAACCCCCGCGAGCTGGCGACGACCGTGGTCGAGGGCATCCCGACCGGTGACCTGATCCAGGAGATCGAGGTCTCGGGCCCGGGCTTCCTGAACATCACCATCACCGACCGGGCGATCATCGAGACCCTCGCCGCCCGGGCCGGCGACGACCGGCTCGGCGTCCCGCTCGCGGCGAACCCGGGCACCACGGTGATCGACTACGCGCAGCCGAACGTGGCCAAGGAGATGCACGTCGGGCACCTGCGGTCGGCGGTCATCGGCGCGGCGATGGTGGAGATCCTGGAGTTCACGGGCGAGAAGGTGGTCCGCCGCCACCACATCGGCGACTGGGGCACCCAGTTCGGCATGCTCATCCAGTACCTGCTGGAGCACCCGCACGAGCTGGACCACAAGTCCGACGAGGAGGTCTCCGGCGAGGAGGCCATGTCCAACCTCAACCGCCTCTACAAGGCCTCGCGCGCCCTGTTCGACTCCGACGAGGAGTTCAAGACGCGCGCCCGGGCCCGGGTGGTGGACCTCCAGGCGGGCGAGCCGGAGACGCTCTCCCTCTGGCAGCGGTTCGTGGACGAGTCGAAGATCTACTTCTACTCCGTCTTCAACAAGCTGGACATGGACATCCAGGACCCCGACGTGGTCGGCGAGTCCGGCTACAACGACATGCTGGTCGAGACGTGCAAGCTGCTGGAGGAGTCGGGCGTGGCCGTCCGCTCCAACGGCGCGCTGTGCGTGTTCTTCGACGACATCAAGGGCCCGGACGGCAACCCGACCCCGCTGATCGTGCAGAAGTCGGACGGCGGCTTCGGCTACGCGGCCACCGACCTGTCGGCGATCCGCGACCGCGTGGGCAACCTGGGCGCGACCGAGCTGATCTACGTGGTCGACGCGCGGCAGTCCCTGCACTTCAAGATGGTCTTCGAGACGGCCCGCCGCGCCGGCTGGCTGAACGACGAGGTCAAGGCCGTGCAGCTGGCCTTCGGCACGGTCCTCGGCAAGGACGGCAAGCCGTTCAAGACCCGTGAGGGCGAGACGGTCCGGCTGGTGGACCTGCTGGACGAGGCCGTCGACCGTGCTACGGCCGTCGTGCGCGACAAGGCCGAGAAGGTGGGCCTGACCGAGGCGGAGATCGTCGAGAACGGCCAGTATGTGGGCATCGGCGCGGTCAAGTACGCCGACCTGTCGACCTCGGCCGCGCGCGACTACAAGTTCGACCTGGACCAGATGGTCTCGCTCAACGGCGACACCTCCGTGTACCTCCAATACGCGTACGCCCGGATCAAGTCCATCCTGCGCAATGCGGGCGACCGCAAGGCAATGGCCCACCCGGAGCTGGAGCTGGCCCCGGCCGAGCGTGCGCTGGGCCTGCACCTGGACCACTTCGGTGAGCTCATCGCCGAGGCGGCCGCGGAGCACGCCCCGCACAAGCTGGCCGCGTACCTCTACCAGCTGTCCTCGCTGTACACGACGTTCTACGACCAGTGCCCGGTCGTGAAGCCGGAGCCGGAGCTCGTCGTGGGCGAGAACCGCCTGTTCCTGTGCGAGCTGACCGCCCGCACCCTCACCAAGGGCATGTCCCTCCTCGGGATCCGGACGCCCGAGAAGCTCTGA
- a CDS encoding DUF2637 domain-containing protein, with protein sequence MAAMQLTRTHRILIGVVVAGAVVIAGIGFAGSYAAVRTLAEQKGFGSFSLVFPIGIDAGICVLLALDLLLTWLRIPFPLLRQTAWLLTAATIAFNGAASWPDPLGVGMHAVIPILFVVTVEAARHAVGRIADITADRHMEGVRITRWLLSPIPTFKLWRRMKLWELRSYEQAVAMEQDRLIYQARLQARYGRSWRRKAPVEALMPLKLARIGVPLKETAPEALAVTGIEPAVLPPLDQQGAAGAPALVAAAGAPGFAQQAEQARQAAEAQGVGAVPAAPAVMHGPPPFAVEPTAMPAAHNSAWFAAPKAPQAAYEGGYNPQYVEGLEPTPVLPPMGPEEQQPVQQDLPIPAPRQEEGIQGIQGLQGSPVAQVQQQAAQAQQSPEEGPETPDETEFAEVAYKVFCALSDEKQDYPSAEALDIHLSDGYGVTHPRSGSLLRRMIPAFKLRYNKDREAEHIA encoded by the coding sequence GTGGCCGCGATGCAGCTGACTCGTACGCACCGGATACTCATCGGCGTCGTGGTCGCGGGAGCCGTGGTCATCGCGGGGATCGGCTTCGCGGGCTCGTACGCCGCGGTGCGCACCCTCGCGGAGCAGAAGGGCTTCGGCAGCTTCTCGCTGGTGTTCCCGATCGGCATCGACGCGGGCATCTGCGTGCTGCTCGCGCTGGACCTGCTGCTGACGTGGCTGCGCATACCCTTCCCGCTGCTGCGCCAGACGGCGTGGCTGCTGACGGCGGCGACGATCGCCTTCAACGGTGCGGCTTCCTGGCCGGACCCGCTGGGTGTCGGCATGCACGCCGTGATCCCGATCCTGTTCGTGGTGACGGTGGAGGCGGCCCGGCACGCGGTGGGCCGGATCGCGGACATCACCGCGGACCGGCACATGGAGGGCGTGCGCATCACGCGGTGGCTGCTGTCGCCGATACCCACGTTCAAGCTGTGGCGCCGGATGAAGCTGTGGGAGCTGCGCTCGTACGAGCAGGCGGTCGCCATGGAGCAGGACCGGCTGATCTACCAGGCCCGCCTGCAGGCGCGGTACGGGCGTTCCTGGCGGCGCAAGGCTCCGGTGGAGGCGCTGATGCCGCTGAAGCTGGCCCGGATCGGTGTGCCGCTCAAGGAGACGGCGCCGGAGGCGCTGGCGGTGACGGGCATCGAGCCGGCGGTGCTGCCCCCGCTGGATCAGCAGGGTGCGGCCGGTGCGCCGGCCCTGGTGGCCGCGGCGGGCGCGCCGGGGTTCGCCCAGCAGGCGGAGCAGGCCCGGCAGGCCGCCGAGGCTCAGGGCGTGGGTGCGGTCCCGGCCGCGCCCGCCGTGATGCACGGCCCGCCGCCGTTCGCGGTGGAGCCGACGGCGATGCCGGCGGCCCACAACAGTGCGTGGTTCGCCGCGCCGAAGGCTCCGCAGGCGGCGTACGAGGGCGGCTACAACCCCCAGTACGTCGAGGGGCTGGAGCCGACTCCGGTCCTGCCCCCGATGGGGCCGGAGGAGCAGCAGCCGGTGCAGCAGGACCTTCCGATCCCGGCGCCCCGCCAGGAGGAGGGCATCCAGGGCATCCAGGGGCTCCAGGGCTCCCCGGTCGCCCAGGTCCAGCAGCAGGCCGCCCAGGCCCAGCAGTCCCCGGAGGAAGGCCCGGAGACGCCCGACGAGACCGAGTTCGCCGAGGTCGCGTACAAGGTGTTCTGTGCGCTGTCCGACGAGAAGCAGGACTACCCGTCGGCCGAGGCCCTCGACATACACCTCTCGGACGGGTACGGCGTGACCCATCCGCGCAGCGGTTCCCTGCTCCGCCGGATGATCCCGGCGTTCAAGCTGCGCTACAACAAGGACCGCGAGGCCGAGCACATCGCCTGA
- a CDS encoding DUF3558 domain-containing protein → MQRKAVRRGSRILPGIAVLTALAAGALGLTGCTGGSSGGGTSDSKAGGNPAAPAQPGKYRSLPAPCKAGVDSKELKAMLPAGDSLTPEQRDQLYAGVADASYDGDRHVGCRWTAQTPEETRLLSVGFERVVSYDRAATSDDDKAKQVYVRLLTDAKLPFPGPATSPTPSAPAAPTTAATAAATPSAGAPSPGAPSPAGSPSAPVELGSRVLDGLGSDAFIEDKLSPAGATAAQARTVRIVFRTSNVIVKVEYSVQPSLPGTVPPSAETQDRARQLAQALVERLAE, encoded by the coding sequence GTGCAGCGCAAGGCGGTACGGCGAGGGTCGCGGATCCTGCCAGGCATCGCGGTGCTCACCGCGCTCGCGGCCGGCGCGCTCGGTCTGACCGGGTGCACCGGCGGGAGCAGCGGCGGCGGCACCAGCGACTCGAAGGCCGGCGGCAATCCCGCCGCGCCCGCCCAGCCGGGGAAGTACCGCAGTCTGCCCGCGCCCTGCAAGGCCGGCGTCGACAGCAAGGAGCTCAAGGCCATGCTGCCGGCCGGCGACAGCCTCACCCCCGAGCAGCGCGACCAGCTGTACGCCGGCGTCGCGGACGCCTCCTACGACGGCGACCGGCACGTCGGCTGCCGCTGGACCGCGCAGACGCCGGAGGAGACGCGGCTGCTGTCGGTCGGCTTCGAGCGCGTGGTCTCGTACGACCGGGCCGCCACCAGCGACGACGACAAGGCGAAGCAGGTCTACGTACGCCTGCTCACCGACGCGAAACTGCCCTTCCCCGGCCCGGCCACGAGCCCGACTCCCTCGGCTCCCGCCGCTCCCACGACCGCCGCCACGGCCGCGGCCACGCCCTCCGCCGGAGCGCCGTCCCCCGGAGCGCCGTCCCCCGCCGGGAGCCCGTCCGCGCCGGTCGAGCTCGGCTCCCGCGTCCTGGACGGCCTCGGCAGCGATGCCTTCATCGAGGACAAGCTGAGTCCTGCGGGGGCCACCGCCGCGCAGGCGCGCACCGTGCGGATTGTGTTCCGTACCTCGAATGTCATCGTCAAGGTCGAGTACAGCGTGCAGCCCTCCCTGCCCGGTACGGTCCCGCCGAGTGCGGAAACCCAGGACAGGGCACGGCAGTTGGCGCAGGCTCTGGTCGAGCGTTTGGCCGAGTGA
- a CDS encoding IS630 family transposase, which yields MGTAVAVVLGPEVRERLARTVCSPKSQVRAALRAKIVLAAADGRANGAIARELEVSVNTVRKWRGRFAASGLDGLRDAGRSGRPKIYGPHVRVAIVATATSAPPHPEATWSHRTIAAQIAGTCFAPVSASQVGRILADLDLKPHKVRGWLTRRDTPDFWERAADVCALYLDPPEGVVVLSIDEKTAIAARSRRYPGRPAAPGEFARQEFEYRRHGTASLVAALEVTSGEVLTEVIARNDAATFTAFLDQLDRAIAPDKEIHVVLDNGSSHTAKHTKAWLAAHPRWHVHWTPPHASWLNQAELFFSALTRRVLRNGDFASRDDLINKLETYVIKHNDTAKPYRWTYEGTPLKAA from the coding sequence GTGGGGACGGCGGTTGCGGTGGTGCTCGGGCCGGAGGTTCGTGAGCGGCTGGCACGAACGGTCTGCTCGCCGAAGTCGCAGGTGCGGGCAGCGCTGCGGGCCAAGATCGTGCTCGCGGCGGCGGACGGGCGAGCCAACGGCGCGATAGCGCGGGAGCTGGAGGTCAGCGTGAACACGGTACGCAAGTGGCGGGGCCGGTTCGCCGCCAGCGGGCTGGACGGGCTGCGGGACGCCGGGCGGTCCGGACGGCCGAAGATCTACGGGCCCCACGTGCGGGTGGCGATCGTGGCCACGGCGACCAGTGCTCCGCCGCACCCGGAGGCGACCTGGTCGCACCGGACCATCGCCGCACAGATTGCGGGCACCTGCTTCGCGCCGGTCTCCGCGTCGCAGGTCGGGCGGATCCTGGCGGACCTGGACCTGAAGCCGCACAAGGTCCGCGGCTGGCTCACCCGCCGCGACACCCCCGACTTCTGGGAACGCGCGGCGGACGTGTGCGCCCTCTACCTCGACCCGCCCGAGGGCGTGGTGGTGCTCTCGATCGACGAGAAGACCGCGATCGCCGCCCGCTCGCGCCGGTATCCCGGGCGCCCCGCCGCTCCTGGCGAGTTCGCCCGCCAGGAGTTCGAGTACCGGCGCCACGGCACCGCTTCCCTGGTCGCCGCCTTGGAGGTGACCAGTGGCGAAGTGCTCACCGAGGTGATCGCCCGCAATGACGCGGCGACCTTCACCGCGTTCCTGGACCAGCTGGACCGGGCCATTGCCCCCGACAAGGAGATCCACGTAGTGCTCGACAACGGCTCCTCCCACACCGCCAAGCACACCAAGGCATGGCTGGCCGCGCATCCGCGCTGGCACGTTCACTGGACCCCACCGCACGCCTCCTGGCTCAACCAGGCCGAGCTGTTCTTCTCCGCCCTGACCCGCCGGGTCCTGCGGAACGGCGACTTCGCCAGCCGCGACGACCTGATCAACAAGCTGGAGACCTACGTGATCAAGCACAACGACACGGCCAAGCCTTACCGCTGGACCTACGAGGGCACCCCACTCAAGGCGGCCTGA